In Penicillium psychrofluorescens genome assembly, chromosome: 5, a single window of DNA contains:
- a CDS encoding uncharacterized protein (ID:PFLUO_007536-T1.cds;~source:funannotate) gives MKLLYPTSVKLPIPTLKGFTVTLYTYNVKEPIPEELIDADILVTWANSAENLQDAAKRMKNLRWIQSLAAGPNDVLSAGFDVSRITVTTGSGLHDRPVAEHALGLLLDACRHFYEMRDYQLQSKWPAHLGGSFPRGGQLTTLRDAHVLIWGFGNIAKKLAPHLTALGAHVTGLARGPGVRDGVEVYGEDKISELLPKTDALVMILPGAESTNNALNAERLKLLPKHAWVVNVGRGTSVDEDALADALDKGEIAGAALDVFKKEPLPESSRLWKTPNLIISPHAAGGRPEGCEELIADNLRLFLAEQPLKNVI, from the coding sequence ATGAAGCTCCTTTACCCAACCTCGGTCAAGCTCCCCATCCCGACCCTCAAGGGCTTTACCGTTACTCTCTACACCTACAATGTCAAAGAGCCCATCCCCGAGGAGCTCATCGACGccgacatcctcgtcactTGGGCCAACAGTGCCGAGAACCTGCAGGATGCCGCCAAACGCATGAAAAATCTCCGATGGATCCAAtccctcgccgccggtcCCAATGATGTCCTCTCTGCTGGGTTCGATGTCTCGCGGATCACCGTCACCACCGGCTCCGGTCTGCACGATCGCCCCGTCGCCGAGCATGCTCTCGgtctgctcctcgacgcCTGTCGCCACTTCTACGAGATGCGCGATTACCAGCTCCAGTCGAAATGGCCGGCCCATCTAGGTGGCTCCTTTCCCCGTGGAGGCCAGTTGACGACTCTGCGTGATGCGCACGTGCTCATCTGGGGATTCGGCAACATCGCAAAGAAGCTTGCCCCGCATTTGACCGCTCTCGGAGCCCACGTCACCGGTTTGGCCCGAGGACCTGGCGTGCGCGATGGTGTGGAGGTATACGGGGAGGACAAAATCTCGGAACTTCTGCCAAAGACAGATGCGCTGGTTATGATCCTGCCAGGCGCGGAGTCAACAAACAACGCCCTGAATGCCGAAAGACTCAAGCTCTTGCCCAAGCACGCGTGGGTGGTGAATGTGGGACGAGGCACGTcggtcgatgaggatgcgcTGGCGGATGCTCTTGACAAGGGCGAGATCGCCGGTGCCGCCCTGGACGTTTTCAAGAAAGAGCCGCTGCCGGAGTCCAGTCGACTGTGGAAGACGCCAAACCTGATTATCTCGCCTCACGCTGCTGGTGGAAGACCTGAAGGTTGTGAGGAGTTGATTGCGGACAACCTACGGCTATTCTTGGCTGAGCAGCCGCTCAAGAATGTAATCTAA
- a CDS encoding uncharacterized protein (ID:PFLUO_007534-T1.cds;~source:funannotate): MVFNLRWGILATGGIAETFVKDLLRDPAERGVTDVTHTVAAVASSSSKSSADSFVQRLQVPEPCATYGSYAEAVNDASVQAVYVASPHSHHFQHTMLALEAGKHVLCEKAFTVNAAQAKILCETARKKGLFLMEAVWTRYFPLSIEVRRLVQTGAIGEVLRVISDLSIGDEPETAWSADHRMVNKDLAGGALLDLGVYALTWVFQILYHTLPPSQRKAPSQITSHMSKYPKTGVDEEATMIITFPTTTPSALPNRTSHAVAMTAFRVSTDPDNRGSAGPSVQIQGTKGHIQIFGPAFCPEKYRVVPCSESGDPATIQDVHMPIPGGARGMFWEADEVARCLRDGKLESETLPWDESITIMEVMDKVREQGGLTYPESIESTSYPLAL, translated from the exons ATGGTTTTCAACCTTCGATGGGGCATTCTTG CCACCGGCGGAATCGCAGAAA CCTTTGTGAAGGACTTGTTGCGGGATCCAGCTGAAAGAGGGGTTACAGACGTCACTCACACTGTAGCTGCTGtggcatcctcgtcgtccaaGTCTTCGGCCGATTCATTTGTCCAGAGGCTCCAGGTTCCCGAGCCATGTGCGACATACGGATCCTATGCAGAGGCCGTCAACGATGCCAGTGTTCAGGCGGTTTATGTGGCTAGCCCACACTCGCACCACTTTCAACATACGATGCTGGCACTGGAAGCCGGTAAACATGTTCTATGTGAGAAGGCATTCACCGTCAACGCTGCTCAGGCCAAGATCCTATGCGAGACCGCCCGGAAGAAGGGTCTTTTCCTAATGGAAGCTGTTTGGACCCGGTACTTTCCACTGAGCATTGAAGTGCGACGCCTCGTTCAAACCGGCGCAATTGGTGAGGTCCTGCGCGTGATCTCCGACTTGAGCATTGGAGACGAGCCTGAGACTGCCTGGAGTGCCGACCATCGTATGGTAAACAAAGACCTTGCGGGCGGCGCGCTGCTTGACT TGGGTGTTTACGCTCTGACCTGGGTCTTCCAAATTCTTTACCACACCCTACCTCCATCTCAGCGGAAAGCGCCATCACAGATTACCTCTCATATGTCGAAGTATCCTAAAACTGGAGTAGACGAAGAGGCGACAATGATCATAACCTTTCCGACTACAACGCCGTCGGCCCTTCCTAACCGGACCTCACACGCTGTAGCAATGACGGCCTTCCGCGTTTCCACTGACCCAGACAATCGCGGCTCTGCTGGCCCCTCTGTCCAAATCCAGGGGACTAAGGGACACATCCAAATTTTCGGGCCTGCTTTTTGCCCAGAAAAATACCGCGTGGTTCCGTGTAGTGAGTCAGGAGACCCGGCAACTATCCAGGATGTTCATATGCCTATTCCTGGCGGTGCGCGCGGTATGTTCTGGGAAGCCGATGAAGTCGCTCGCTGTTTGCGCGACGGGAAACTTGAGAGCGAGACTCTGCCTTGGGATGAGAGCATCACAATTATGGAAGTGATGGATAAAGTCCGGGAGCAGGGAGGGCTGACTTATCCAGAGAGCATTGAATCGACAAGTTACCCACTGGCTCTTTGA
- a CDS encoding uncharacterized protein (ID:PFLUO_007537-T1.cds;~source:funannotate), translated as MAEQHVSFKVEDLFSVKGRVVVITGGGSGIGKALAEGFAVNGAKVYISGRRQEVLETAAKQVGGDIHIVQGDVQTKEGCLKIADAIKAKESHVDTLINCAGVNSPWRAPAKDVNNPDDVENLLVNGIEEEDFDRSNQIHVSGVYFLTVNFVPLLRKAADPNVCVIASLAALGVQRTMGSLPYSVSKAASVHLAKQLAARLHPMKIRVNTICPGIFPSEMTGVTSGKHEYKIHHKAEKAALRSTAGRPGRPEEMVGPVLLLSSAGGGYMNSALLTVDGGRMLGISINDGIRMPEDTYTDDVLS; from the exons ATGGCCGAGCAGCACGTTTCATTCAAAGTCGAGGATCTCTTCTCGGTCAAGGGCAGGGTGGTCGTGATCACGGGAGGAGGTTCCGGTATTGGAAAAGCACTCGCGGAAGGATTCGCCGTCAATGGCGCCAAGGTATACATCTCTGGGCGGAGACAGGAGGTACTAGAGACTGCGGCGAAGCAGGTTGGCGGTGATATACACAT TGTCCAGGGCGACGTGCAGACCAAGGAAGGCTGCTTGAAGATTGCGGACGCCATCAAGGCTAAAGAGTCCCATGTTGACACACTGATCAATTGCGCCGGTGTGAACAGTCCGTGGAGAGCTCCGGCTAAGGATGTTAACAATC CTGATGATGTGGAGAATCTATTGGTTAATGGCATCGAGGA GGAAGATTTTGATCGAAGTAATCAAA TTCATGTGAGCGGCGTCTACTTTCTGACAGTAAACTTCGTTCCCCTTCTCCGCAAAGCGGCCGACCCGAATGTCTGCGTGATTGCCTCACTCGCAGCTCTCGGAGTGCAAAG GACCATGGGCTCCTTGCCGTATAGCGTCTCCAAAGCCGCGA GCGTCCACCTCGCCAAACAACTCGCCGCCCGTTTGCATCC CATGAAGATCCGCGTGAATACCATCTGCCCCGGCATCTTTCCCTCTGAGATGACCGGCGTTACATCCGGCAAACACGAGTACAAAATCCACCACAAGGCCGAGAAAGCTGCCTTGCGGTCCACCGCTGGACGACCTGGTCGAccggaggagatggttgGGCCCGTTCTGTTGTTGTCGAGTGCCGGGGGTGGGTATATGAACAGTGCATTGTTGACGGTTGACGGTGGGAGGATGTTGGGGATCTCGATTAATGACGGTATCCGGATGCCGGAGGATACGTACAC GGATGATGTTCTGAGTTGA
- a CDS encoding uncharacterized protein (ID:PFLUO_007535-T1.cds;~source:funannotate) gives MARRAGYMYGNELAKGPDGQISCGLGSTVSSGTSTIIPPNLDITHTGQVEVIDGVELFFQITPGTEAPVEMNIYLPQFRTICTAENATQCLHNIATPRGAAVRDALAWSSYLDESIVLFAEKTDTVFASHHWPTWGNERVLNYLTEQRDLYAYMHDQTVRLMNQGLTGIEIAEDFSLPPKLQTAWHTQGFYGTVVHNVKAIYQRFMTWFDGNPSHLWEHPPVASAKRYLACMGGAKEVLRKSEGYIKEGDLRFAATLLNHVVFADPENEEGKELLASTYEKLGLGAENGPWRNFYLSGASELRGQKMTKNLLSDQSEMLEPLSLHQLFASIAVRLNGPQAQAHNFTIDLYLTDMNEGCRLILSNGALIHRTGLKQKDMPTRAADYSCSMTHSQLLSFLTTRKLEGIETETGDRSCLQKLSSFIMGFEEEFNIVLP, from the coding sequence ATGGCTCGCAGGGCAGGATACATGTATGGGAATGAATTGGCAAAGGGTCCCGATGGTCAGATCAGTTGTGGGTTGGGATCAACCGTCTCCTCCGGAACAAGCACGATTATCCCCCCAAATCTCGATATCACTCATACCGGACAAGTTGAAGTAATTGATGGAGTGGAACTATTCTTTCAGATCACACCGGGAACCGAGGCGCCCGTTGAGATGAACATCTATCTTCCTCAATTCCGAACCATATGTACGGCTGAGAATGCGACACAATGCCTGCATAACATCGCAACACCGCGGGGTGCGGCTGTGCGTGATGCTCTTGCATGGTCCTCGTACTTGGATGAGTCAATCGTCCTATTTGCGGAGAAGACAGACACCGTCTTCGCATCACACCATTGGCCAACATGGGGTAACGAACGGGTATTGAATTATCTCACCGAGCAAAGGGATCTATATGCATATATGCACGATCAGACTGTACGGTTGATGAATCAGGGTCTCACTGGTATTGAAATTGCTGAGGACTTCTCGCTTCCTCCCAAGCTTCAGACTGCCTGGCATACACAAGGTTTCTACGGAACAGTTGTTCACAATGTCAAGGCAATCTATCAGCGTTTCATGACGTGGTTTGATGGAAACCCATCTCATCTGTGGGAGCACCCTCCAGTCGCATCTGCCAAACGGTACCTTGCTTGCATGGGTGGTGCCAAAGAAGTTCTCAGGAAATCCGAGGGTTATATCAAAGAGGGTGACCTACGTTTTGCTGCAACCCTGTTGAACCACGTTGTTTTTGCCGATCCAGAAAatgaagaaggaaaagaactATTGGCTTCAACCTATGAAAAGCTCGGACTCGGGGCGGAGAATGGCCCATGGCGCAACTTTTACTTGTCTGGTGCCAGCGAGTTGCGCGGTCAAAAGATGACCAAGAATCTATTATCCGACCAGTCGGAAATGCTTGAGCCTCTATCTCTTCATCAACTTTTCGCGTCCATTGCAGTACGACTGAATGGCCCTCAGGCTCAGGCGCATAACTTCACAATCGATTTGTACCTGACCGATATGAACGAAGGTTGTCGCCTCATTCTCAGCAACGGTGCTTTGATTCATCGGACGGGGTTGAAGCAAAAAGATATGCCGACTAGAGCGGCTGACTACTCGTGCTCGATGACACATTCTCAGTTGCTCAGTTTCTTAACCACGAGAAAACTTGAAGGGATCGAGACTGAGACAGGAGACCGTTCTTGTTTGCAGAAGCTATCGTCTTTCATCATGGGCTTTGAGGAAGAGTTCAACATTGTCCTACCATGA